GATATATGAATTAGCTTTTAAGGATTTATTTTTATTGATTAATTCATTAAATTTTAATTCCCCAAGATTTTTCTTCAAATTTCTTTTTATTGTAACTTTTGTACAATTGAATTGTTTAGATAGGGATTCAATAGATTTACCACATTCAAAACTCTGCAGTATTTCACTTTTTTGTCTTTCCGAAAGTCTTTTAGGCAAAACTAAAAAAATAATTACTTCTTTATTCTAAGAAAATTTTTAACAAATAATAACCAAAGATAAAGTTAGGTTGCAATTACTATAAAGATTATGTCTAACAAGACAAATTTTAAAAGTTTATCCGCAAAAATTTTTTTTACAGTTTTTTAAAATTTATAGAGATTATTTTTTGGATTTAAAAAATATACCATCTTAAATTCTTAAAACTACTTATTTTTCTTATGTAATCAATAATCGCTCATCATTATTTTATAACTAAATTTAATTTATTTTCTAGTTGGGAATACTAATTAAAATAATATAAAAAATTGCAAAATATTTTTTTTCAAAGAATTTTTTTTCTTTTTTTTATTACTTACTATTAAATCTTTAAAAAAGAGTAATTAAGGACTTCAATATAATATCTAAATAAAATCTAAGGTTAATTTATAATTATTCAAAAAAGTTTTTTAATTCTTTTTAAATTAAAGTAATATGTATTAATTTGATTCATTTATTAGTTAGTTATACATGGTTGTTATAAAATATAATTGTTAAAAGTAATGCGGCTATTTTCAAGGATTTTCATTTTCAATCTTTGGTTTATGTAGCAACTATGCAAAAATTTAAGCTTCCTTAGCTCAGCTGGATAGAGCAACTGCCTTCTAAGCAGTGGGTCGCAGGTTCGAATCCTGCAGGAAGCGTATAAACTTAAAATTTTTCAAATCCTATATTAAATCAATCAAAGATTGTATGACTAATAATATTATTTCTTTAAAAATTAATAAAGGATAAAATAATAATATTGCTAATCGCTTTAAAAATAAAACAATAATGAAAGGATTGGCTAAAATCATTAAAACTAAATCTTTTATGAAATAGTTAAAAATTGAAAGTGGATAACTCTTATTAATTGAAATCTTTTTATTTGATTTTTTATAAATTTTTTTATTAAGTATCATTTTTTTTGTTTGAATTAAATTAACCCAATACTGCAGGGTTATTTTTTTAAGATTTTGATGTATAAAAATCTTATTTTTATTTAATAAGTTATTATTTATCTCTTTATATGAATCTACAATTAAAACAGGCATCTCTTCAAACAAGACATCATTTACTGATGTTTTTATAATTGGAACAACTCCAAGTACAAGTGCTTCCCAAGTTCTATGACAATCAAAACCCCTGCCTCTAGGGGAAATAATATATTGAGCATCTCGCATAATTCTCCAGAACTTACTCCTAGAGTAAGGTTTATTAATAAATAGAGAATTTTTAATATTTTTTGATTGTTTATATGCAATTTGTCGTTCTTTATTAAAGTTCCCTTTATTAAGATGAATATCACAAATTAGTCTGAATTTTCTTTTATGAAAATCATCAAATCTTTTTCTAGAAATTAGATTTAGATTTATATCTTGAAAAATAAAGTGTGTCTTTTTCTCTCCCCAAAAGTCCTTTCGGTGAATTGTATGATAATCAACCCCCAAAGGAATAGGTGTTACATAATCCCGAAAATCTACGTCACAATTTTGGCAAAACCAATGATATATTACGCCTTCCCCTTTTAAATTTTGAAGTTCATTAATATTCATGCCCAACGCCTCTAAAGGGGCATTAACAACAGAATCTCCAGTAACTAAAATAATAATTTTTTTCTCCTTAACTAAAATTGGATAGACCTCACGAAACCAACTTTTCAAAGCCGAAGAAATAACATAAACTAAGCTTCCTGAAGATATATTAGAGTAATCATTAAAGTTAATTTGTGTTATGTCTGAAACGAATAGATTAGGATAAAAATCACATTTATGAGCTATTCCATATTTATTTACAAATTTGGTATGAAATTTATGCCCTTTCTTATGTATAAGATTTGAAAACAAGAATATTTGAAATTTAGTACTTTACTCATTTATAATATATCAATATTACTTCTTACCATTTGTTAAAAGATAAAAATTTAATCATAAAAATTACAAACTAAAGTTGATAAGTAATGGAAAAAGATTTTCTAAAAGGTAAGAGAATAGCCATTACAGCTCTTGAACTAGAAAATAAAGAGCATAGAGGGATTGCATCCTTTATAAAATCTTCAATTGCAATATTAAGTAAATATGGAGCTGAAATATATTTAATAACTGGATTTGATTTAGATAAAAATTTCAAAAATAATCTTAACCTAAAAAATGAAAATCTTTTTTTTAGTGAAGTCTATAAGTTTCTTATTAAAGGTAAAGATCACAGAGAACTTTTTAATTCCAGTACAAAATATAAATTCAAGCTCATCTTAGAGTTAAGTAGGAATTTATTTAAATTATTTATAAACAATTATTTTCTTAAATATAAAGTTTACAAAATCAATGAGATTTCTAAAGATAAATGGGATTTAAACAATAGAATTAAATATCTAATTAATGTGAAAGGGTTTATTTCCGTAAAAAATATTTTTCATTTATGTAGACTAAGAAGCATGCGGCTTCTTTGCCAAGATCCTATTTTAAATTTAAATAAGGAGAATATAAACCTAATAATTTCAAGCAGTCCATTATCTTTAAAAACACAAAATAATAAATTAATACAAATAATTCATGATGCACTTCCCATAGAAATTACTAGTCATCCTGAAAATGGGTGGATTTTCCGAAACAGATTGAATGATGCCCAAAGAAATTGCTCATGTCTATATGTTTCTCAAGAAAGCAAAGCAAGTGTAGGAAATCACTTAAAGATAAAAAATATTTATAGAAATAAAAATGACATAATTTATCCTATGCCCTCATTAGAAATAGAACTTCTTGAAGAAGCTTTTAAAATAACTTCTCTAAGAGGAATAGATAAAAGTTTTATTCTTTTTAATTCATCAATTGTTGAGAGAAAAAAGGTTGAGAATGCTGTAAATTATTTTTTAAAATCAAATCTTTCAGATAGAAATTTTTTATTATGCATTGCGGGAAAGATACATCAAAATGATTATTGCTATCAAATAAAGAATTTATGTAAAAATCATAAAAATATTTTACTATTAGATTATGTAAGCGAAGCTGAAAAAGCTTGGCTTTTTCTAAATACTTCTCTTTTAATTTCAACATCCTCTTGCGAAGGATTTGGAATACCAATTTTAGATGCTTTGAGCTTAGATATATCTTCATTAGCCACCTCAATTCCTTCTTATCAAGAAATAAAGAATTTAAACAAGAAAAATAAAATTAATTTAGTTAATCAAAATAAACCAAAAGTTTGGATAGATTATTTAAATAGTCTCTCCGCATTTGATATAAAAAATAATTATGAAAAAAGAAGAAGAATTGAACACTTTAAGATTTTCAAAGAGAGTTTAGAAGAAAATTATTTATTAAAAATCAGAAATTATTTAAATTAAAATTAAATTTTATAAAACACTTTATAAACTGTCTTTTTATATATTTTGATATTAGTTATTATGGCATTATTACATGATGGTGAATAGCAAAACATTTAATTACTTTTTAGAAATATTTTCTTTTTTACCTAAGACTAGAAGAAAAGAATTTTTTGCATTAATACCTGTTGCTCTTATTGCTGGTATTTCGGAGATAATAGTTTTATCGATTTTATCAAGATTATTTAACTTCTTAAGTGGACAGCCAAGAGATGCTTTACCTATTTTGAGTAATCTTTTTGATTTTGATCCAAAATACAAAATTTTAATACTTATATCGAGTTTTATTATTGCTAGTTGGTTCTCATCTTTCATAAAGCTCTATGTTAGAGCCAAGCAATTAAAGCTTAAAGCTACTATTTGGAGAGATCTTTCCGAATTGGCACTTAAAAACTTACTTTCCCAAGAATATGAATTTTTCATAGAGAACAAAAATACTGATCTTTCAGCATCTATTCTTGTAAGTATAAATAGAGTAGCCGAAAATATAGTTCTACCAATATTAAAAACTGTAAGTGGAATGTTTTTGATCATATTGATATCAATAGCAATTTTATTTTTAGCAAAATCTAGTGCACTAATACTTATTATTGGTTTATTGATTGGATTTCTTTTTATCTCATTATCCATAATCCCTTATATTAGATTTGCTACGAAAAAAAGGTTAGAAGTTGAATTGGCATCGAATAATATTATTAATGAATCTCTCAATTCAATAATTGATATAAAATTAACTAATTCTGAAAACTTTTTTTCACAACAATTTAAGAATATTGGCAGAAACTCAGTACCATCAATCTGGAAAGGAGAAACTCTACCAGAGATTCCAAGAGCATTAATAGAACCATTTGGAATAACTCTTATTTTCATAATTGGTATTTTGCCATCATTATTTAATTCAGATATAACTGAAATTGCAAAAGTTATACCATTTTTAGCAACAATAGCAGCTGCATGCCTCAAGCTTACACCTCCTCTTCAAGATACTTTTAAGGGTTATAATGCGATAAGAGGAGGGCTTCCTGATTTAGAAGTTACGCTGAATTTAATTAAAAATAAAAATAAGATTAAAATACTAAAAAGAGATAGTTATCTAGAAGATTTCGCCTACCCAAAGAAAACAATAAAATTAAATAATATTTCTTATATCTATCCCAACTCAAAAACAAATGCAATTAACAATTTATCTTTAAAAATTGATGTAGGATCTAGAATAGCTTTTGTTGGGGGAACCGGTAGTGGTAAAACAACTACTGCCAATTTATTACTTCAACTTTTAAGACCTACAGAAGGTAATTTATTATTAGATGATTTACCCTTAAAGCAAAAGCATGTGAAACAATGGCAGAATAATTGTGCATATGTACAGCAATCTTTTTATTTGCCAAGCTCTAGTATTTTAGAAAATATAGCTTTTGCTAAAGATAAAGAACAAATTAATATTGAGGATGTATGGAAGGCAATAGATTCGGCTAGATTAAAAGAATTAGTTGAAAATCTTCCTGAGGGTTTAAATACTAATATTGGTGATAGTGGAATTAAATTATCTGGAGGACAAAGGCAAAGATTAGCAATTGCTAGGGCTTTCTATAGAAAATCAAGACTACTAATTCTTGATGAAGCGACAAGTTCGCTAGATAACAAAACTGAATCTGAAGTTATGAATTCAATTGATTTAATAAGTAATAACTGTACATTAGTTGTTATTGCGCATAGACTTTCAACTGTTATAAATTCAGATAAAATTTATGAATTTAAAAAAGGTAAGATTATCAATTTTGGTAATTTCGAGCAATTATGTAAAGTATCTGAAAGTTTTCAAGACCTAAATTTTCTTGAGAATAAAATTTTAAATGGATAAAAATTAAAAAAATTTAACCAAAAATTTAAAATAAAATAGTTTAATGATAAATTAAAAAAAAATTAATAATTTAAGTGTTAGTAAAATATTTTCCGAAATTAATTAAAAAAGATTTTTTATTTTTTAAGATTGGATTATTTTTATTACCTTCTGCATTTTCCTTTTCATCAATATTCATTTTAGTTTCACTTTTACTTCAAACTTATAAAAGGAAAAAGTTATTTTTTAAAGATTTTTATAATCAAATGCTTTTTTGTATAGGGAGCCTAATGATATTTAGTTGTATAGTGCAAAATTTATTTTTAGAAGACAAATATAATCTTATAATTGAAAAATATGTTACGTGGATAGGATTATTTAACTGGATCCCTTTTTTCTGGATATTTTGGGCTGCACAAGGTTTATTAGAAACTAAAAAGGATCGTAATGACTTTAGCCTTATTTTAATAATAGGAACAATTCCTGTAATAATATCAGGATTAGGTCAGTACTTTTTTAATTGGACTGGACCTTTTACTATTTTTAATGGGCTTATTATTTGGTATCAGCGACCTATAAATGAAATATCTGGATTGACGGGATTATTTAATCATGCAAATTATGCAGGTACATGGTTAACTTTAATTTTTCCCTTATGCATTGCGCAGATTTATAACTCGAAAAAAAAATTTAAGTTTTCATTCTTATTAATACTAATTTTAGGGATAGGTACTTGTATTTTTCTTACAAATTCTAGGAATGCATGGGGATCATCAATTTTGACAATGCCTTTGCTTTTTGGAACTTCATCATTATGGTGGTTTTTGCCTATTACCTTATTTTTTTCTTCTTTAGTTTTAATTTTAAAAACAAATATTCAAGGAAAATTTCAAGAGAATATAATAAATATTCTTCCAAATAAAGTTTTGCTTGAATTTACAAATGAAGGATTTAACCATTTAAATACAACAAGAATGGAAATTTTGCACTTTGCATCTAAAATCATAATTAGTAACCCTATTTTTGGGACTGGATCAGGTTCCTTCCCTATAATATTTGAATTAGAAACAGGTTTTTGGAAAGGTCACTCTCATAATATATTTACAGAATTAGCTATAAGTTATGGACTACCTAGTACAATTATTTTTATAATTTTTTTGATAATTCTTTTATCTAATTCATTTAAGAATATTTACAATTATCCATTAAAAGATATTAATGACAAAGCTCACTGGGCAGCTGCATCAATTTTTCTTATTTCACAATTAGTTGATGTACAGTATTTTGATGGACGAATAAGTATTGTTTTTTGGTTGCTATTAGCGAGTTTAAAAACAACTATAAACGAAAAGAATTTAATTTAAAATGAATATAAAATTATCAAATCTAAATCTCATAAAAAAAGATACATTTATTCTTATTCTAATAATATTTTTTAGCTTTCTAATAGACAAAATTTATCATGCAAATACATTTTATTTACCTGGCTGGGATCAAGGTTATCATCTTACTAACTTATTTAGCACGTATAACATTTTTGCAAATATAAATTTAAGTTCCTTTGATTGGTGGGATAATCTTTGGAGAATAAGTGATACCTATAGAGGTCCATTTACTTATATAATATCTTCATTTTTTCTTTTAATTTTCGGCAAGAATTATGAAAACAGTTTAATTTCAAATAATATTTTTTCGATTATTACAATATTATGTATCTTTAATATTTCTAGAGAAATTGGAAATAATAAGGCTGGCATATGGGGTGCTCTTATTTTTGCTTTTAATCCTTATATTTTTGATCAACGGGTTGATTACTTAATTGATTTATCACAAGTTTGTTTTATCAATCTGAATTTCTTTATACTTTTTAAATTTATTAAAAATAAAGGAGGATTTTTATTATCATTTCTCTTGGGAACAACATTAGGATTTGTATTTTTAACCAAACCGACTGGATTGCTTTTTTTAGTTTTACCATATATTTGTGCTTTCTTTTATTACTTAAAAAGTTCTAAATTAAAAAAAAATATATTAGTAGATACAGTCATTTTTATAACATCATTTTTAATAACTGTTTGGCCATGGTTGAGTATTAATTGGCTAACAATTCTTACTAGTGTATTTAATTCATGGCAATGGGGAATTAAATACCAAGACGGTCTAGAAGCAAATACCCTAGAAGGAATTATTTTTTATCCTAGAGAGATATTCAATTTAATTGGTACATATATATTGGGTAGTTTTTTTGTTATTGGTTTTGTAAATTATTTTAAAAATTCAAAAGAAGAAAAGTTTTTTATTAGAAGATTCAAAAATTTTTTAAAAAAGTATATTTTCCTTTTGAGCCTTCCAATAAATATATTAATAATATGTACCTTAATGAGTACAAAAGACTTACGTTTTATTTTACCTATTTTACCTTGCTTATGCATATTTTCAGGCTTGTTTATTTCAAATTTGAAGAAATATTTTTGGATTAATTACTATAAAATAATGGTTTTCATAATAATCATATCCACTTCAGTTATACATTTATTTAATCAAATAAATTTATCAAAAGATTTGGCGGGCGATTCAATGAGTTATTGGCCCCACGCTGAAATCATAGAAAAAGTAAATAGCTTTTCACCAAATCTTAAATCTGTTATCGCAGTTTTACCAGATACAAGGGAGTTAAATACTTTTAATCTTTCTGCGGAAGCTAAATTACAAGACAAAAATGTTACCGTCATGCAAATTATGAGTAATGAAAAATCAAATAAAGAAGATCTTTATAGGTTTAATTGGTTTATTTTAAAAGATGGTGATCAAGGTTCCATGGCAAATGATGCTAGAAAAAAATTAGCTCAAATTGTAAAAGAATCAGATTTATTTGAAAATTTTAATTCTTGGTATTTACCAGATGGATCAACAGCAACCCTTTATAAAAGAAAAATAATGAATGAGTCAATAAGATTAATTAGTAATAATTATGCTCTTTCAACTTTAGATTTAGTTTTCAAAGGGAATGGACTTGAAATAAATTTAAAGGGAAACGAGCAAATTTTAAACGATAGCAATTTATTAATAGATGCAAAAAATAATCAAGAAAGTTACGAGATTAATATTTCTTTACCCAAAATCAGCAATAATTCAAAAAGAAATATTGAAATTATCAAAAATATTA
Above is a window of Prochlorococcus marinus XMU1406 DNA encoding:
- a CDS encoding ATP-binding cassette domain-containing protein, which gives rise to MNSKTFNYFLEIFSFLPKTRRKEFFALIPVALIAGISEIIVLSILSRLFNFLSGQPRDALPILSNLFDFDPKYKILILISSFIIASWFSSFIKLYVRAKQLKLKATIWRDLSELALKNLLSQEYEFFIENKNTDLSASILVSINRVAENIVLPILKTVSGMFLIILISIAILFLAKSSALILIIGLLIGFLFISLSIIPYIRFATKKRLEVELASNNIINESLNSIIDIKLTNSENFFSQQFKNIGRNSVPSIWKGETLPEIPRALIEPFGITLIFIIGILPSLFNSDITEIAKVIPFLATIAAACLKLTPPLQDTFKGYNAIRGGLPDLEVTLNLIKNKNKIKILKRDSYLEDFAYPKKTIKLNNISYIYPNSKTNAINNLSLKIDVGSRIAFVGGTGSGKTTTANLLLQLLRPTEGNLLLDDLPLKQKHVKQWQNNCAYVQQSFYLPSSSILENIAFAKDKEQINIEDVWKAIDSARLKELVENLPEGLNTNIGDSGIKLSGGQRQRLAIARAFYRKSRLLILDEATSSLDNKTESEVMNSIDLISNNCTLVVIAHRLSTVINSDKIYEFKKGKIINFGNFEQLCKVSESFQDLNFLENKILNG
- a CDS encoding glycosyltransferase, whose product is MEKDFLKGKRIAITALELENKEHRGIASFIKSSIAILSKYGAEIYLITGFDLDKNFKNNLNLKNENLFFSEVYKFLIKGKDHRELFNSSTKYKFKLILELSRNLFKLFINNYFLKYKVYKINEISKDKWDLNNRIKYLINVKGFISVKNIFHLCRLRSMRLLCQDPILNLNKENINLIISSSPLSLKTQNNKLIQIIHDALPIEITSHPENGWIFRNRLNDAQRNCSCLYVSQESKASVGNHLKIKNIYRNKNDIIYPMPSLEIELLEEAFKITSLRGIDKSFILFNSSIVERKKVENAVNYFLKSNLSDRNFLLCIAGKIHQNDYCYQIKNLCKNHKNILLLDYVSEAEKAWLFLNTSLLISTSSCEGFGIPILDALSLDISSLATSIPSYQEIKNLNKKNKINLVNQNKPKVWIDYLNSLSAFDIKNNYEKRRRIEHFKIFKESLEENYLLKIRNYLN
- a CDS encoding O-antigen ligase family protein, which encodes MQNLFLEDKYNLIIEKYVTWIGLFNWIPFFWIFWAAQGLLETKKDRNDFSLILIIGTIPVIISGLGQYFFNWTGPFTIFNGLIIWYQRPINEISGLTGLFNHANYAGTWLTLIFPLCIAQIYNSKKKFKFSFLLILILGIGTCIFLTNSRNAWGSSILTMPLLFGTSSLWWFLPITLFFSSLVLILKTNIQGKFQENIINILPNKVLLEFTNEGFNHLNTTRMEILHFASKIIISNPIFGTGSGSFPIIFELETGFWKGHSHNIFTELAISYGLPSTIIFIIFLIILLSNSFKNIYNYPLKDINDKAHWAAASIFLISQLVDVQYFDGRISIVFWLLLASLKTTINEKNLI
- a CDS encoding ArnT family glycosyltransferase — encoded protein: MNIKLSNLNLIKKDTFILILIIFFSFLIDKIYHANTFYLPGWDQGYHLTNLFSTYNIFANINLSSFDWWDNLWRISDTYRGPFTYIISSFFLLIFGKNYENSLISNNIFSIITILCIFNISREIGNNKAGIWGALIFAFNPYIFDQRVDYLIDLSQVCFINLNFFILFKFIKNKGGFLLSFLLGTTLGFVFLTKPTGLLFLVLPYICAFFYYLKSSKLKKNILVDTVIFITSFLITVWPWLSINWLTILTSVFNSWQWGIKYQDGLEANTLEGIIFYPREIFNLIGTYILGSFFVIGFVNYFKNSKEEKFFIRRFKNFLKKYIFLLSLPINILIICTLMSTKDLRFILPILPCLCIFSGLFISNLKKYFWINYYKIMVFIIIISTSVIHLFNQINLSKDLAGDSMSYWPHAEIIEKVNSFSPNLKSVIAVLPDTRELNTFNLSAEAKLQDKNVTVMQIMSNEKSNKEDLYRFNWFILKDGDQGSMANDARKKLAQIVKESDLFENFNSWYLPDGSTATLYKRKIMNESIRLISNNYALSTLDLVFKGNGLEINLKGNEQILNDSNLLIDAKNNQESYEINISLPKISNNSKRNIEIIKNINLDNQLNFQDSFIFKGKLLSKDNQISTILINDVIYEKNNNNLFEKQFEINKINELEKMGKFLKYGEYDKLFNLVGLVNQSDPNKKYLKDGEQIFKYRYKSNKRNLDYLYNIAISQILQRKSTEAANSLNQLIKLDKDNSNLYLAKAVVDIYNFNPRQAEQNINLASKLNKDKNLYPTINTIQTISNIINFRIRSLI